In Drosophila nasuta strain 15112-1781.00 chromosome 2R, ASM2355853v1, whole genome shotgun sequence, a single genomic region encodes these proteins:
- the LOC132785831 gene encoding protein hairless produces the protein MATASATLLAAAAAAATSAVPKPHIDVMAGVLDYSALNGPNVVAAVKSQNNKFGGNGSSFDMGRHPISMHNSNNHSNHSNNNNSSSSLGGCGGRLQFFKDGKFILELARAKEGDKAGWVSVPRKAFRTPSAATSATVTPTSAVTTTYPKNENSTSLSFSDDNSSIQSSPWQRDQPWKQTRPRRGISKELSLYYQRPRHNVLNQRARQAALRKRRRPYEVSVGSEDSQSIFERIHLQENGDETLKAIEEVDATKTTTEQQSADEIKPTVKSEVELSEIKTEPESMEVKTEHDDCKADVVVDVKAEAMVEKMNTSEDEDGMHISVDDATPEATEASTSSLANGNAASELNGGGDAKVLHTKCEADDDARTTTKVKTMATTDIRLKKHKPRAKLNSIIQKLIDGVPARLEQLSKTSATLANAAATTATTTSAGSSSSASSISTTTERSSGGGAIGSLSHSLAHKVSPPSSATPTSRLVEYHLQHVSPRKRILREFEKVSLEDNNGCINNGSVGGSSGGGSGSGVGGKRSRAKGGSSNTSSSSCSGIVANKSTVPMNLAPPQAKTLPNITPTVTTAVAAAAASTATSQPTRLNSSYSIHSLLGSSSSSSNSNKKSHDQPATIISNVHHHHPHSHPQHPHSLSHPHHSLYGNPTNYPHPHSRAGLLNSPKSPEMSGSNGGKSPSHAASKKQRSPPYAAAGSPSLPIDYGRRTPPDSYKLAQAQAAHAQQLQHHSFYAPYIPQTSSSSSSGTRADLLSPPRSTSASPREPAVGNTTTPHRTVPKKTASIRREFASPTASNCSTATSNSCPSPGERSTSSPERRQQQQQQQQHLQLQRGSPSAAAAAAAAAAAAGSPLHYYMYPPAPQLNGSGGAASPNATPTTSSVAVAAAAAAAAAAAYIPSVVSPSLYHPYITTLAAMRHPLWMHHYQAGGALLPPPPPPHPHAQSSSAAGARLSPQSPYHHPFGGYNGVVSPASVAAAAAYGQAAASASPSSSNPHLGHPHHSTPPTHLAEHRTHTPKLTDTSSCTDQMSSAASSSSSSSHRTTIVSSSPASSSASVTSAGAALGSGGSSVQSAMFQNSSLRNELSSDLPLNLSKH, from the exons ATGGCAACAGCCTCGGCTACGTTgctcgctgccgctgctgctgctgccacaagCGCAGTTCCAAAGCCGCACATTGATGTTATGGCAGGCGTCTTGGATTATAGCGCATTAAATGGACCAaatgttgttgccgctgtaaAGAGCCAGAACAACAAATTTggcggcaacggcagcagcttTGATATGGGCAGGCATCCGATATCAATgcataacagcaacaaccacagcaatcacagcaacaacaacaacagcagcagcagtctaGGCGGCTGTGGCGGTCGACTACAGTTTTTTAAAG aTGGCAAATTTATATTGGAACTGGCACGCGCTAAGGAAGGAGACAAAGCCGGTTGGGTGTCTGTGCCACGCAAGGCATTTCGTACGCCCTCGGCAGCCACATCGGCCACAGTGACGCCCACGTCTGCGGTGACAACAACGTATCCAAAGAACGAGAATTCCACATCGCTAAGCT TTTCGGATGACAACAGCTCCATTCAGTCATCACCCTGGCAGCGGGATCAGCCCTGGAAGCAGACAAGGCCACGTCGTGGCATCTCCAAAGAACTGTCGCTATACTATCAGCGTCCCCGGCACAATGTGCTCAATCAACGCGCTCGACAGGCGGCTCTACGCAAACGACGTCGTCCTTACGAGGTCAGCGTTGGCAGCGAGGATTCGCAGAGCATATTCGAACGCATTCACTTGCAAGAGAATGGCGATGAAACCTTAAAGGCTATCGAAGAAGTGGAtgccacaaaaacaacaacggaACAACAGTCAGCAGATGAGATTAAACCTACTGTTAAGAGCGAAGTGGAGTTAAGCGAGATCAAAACAGAGCCGGAATCGATGGAGGTGAAGACGGAACACGATGACTGCAAAGCTGACGTTGTGGTGGATGTAAAAGCTGAAGCTATGGTCGAGAAAATGAACACAAGCGAGGATGAAGACGGCATGCACATCAGTGTGGACGATGCGACACCTGAAGCCACAGAAGCATCGACATCTAGCTTAGCGAACGGCAATGCAGCAAGTGAACTGAATGGCGGAGGCGATGCAAAGGTGCTGCACACCAAGTGTGAAGCGGATGATGAtgcaaggacaacaacaaaagttaaGACGATGGCGACTACAGATATAAGACTTAAAAAGCATAAACCCAGAGCCAAGCTCAATAGCATCATACAGAAATTAATTGATGGCGTGCCTGCGCGCCTCGAACAATTGTCAAAGACATCAGCAACACTGGCGAatgcagcggcaacaacagcgacaacgacatcaGCAGGGTcctcatcatcagcatcatcaatATCAACCACAACTGAACGTAGCAGCGGTGGCGGAGCCATCGGTAGTCTAAGTCACTCTTTGGCGCATAAG GTCTCGCCACCATCGTCTGCAACACCCACGAGTCGTTTGGTTGAATACCATTTACAGCATGTGTCGCCGCGCAAACGCATACTGCGTGAATTCGAAAAGGTTTCGCTGGAGGATAACAATGGCTGCATCAATAATGGCAGCGTTGGTGGCAGCAGCGGCGGAGGCAGTGGAAGCGGCGTTGGTGGCAAACGAAGTCGTGCCAAaggtggcagcagcaatacATCATCAAGTAGCTGCAGTGGCATTGTTGCTAACAAATCGACAGTGCCGATGAATCTAGCGCCACCCCAGGCCAAAACGCTACCCAACATCACGCCCACAGTAACgacagcagttgcagcagcggcggcatcAACGGCGACATCGCAACCAACACGACTGAACAGCTCCTACAGCATACACTCGCTgctgggcagcagcagcagcagctctaaTTCCAATAAGAAGTCGCACGATCAGCCGGCAACAATCATCAGTAAtgtgcatcatcatcatccacatTCTCATCCTCAACATCCGCATTCCCTTTCGCATCCACATCATTCGCTCTATGGCAATCCAACAAACTATCCGCATCCACATTCACGTGCTGGGCTGCTCAACTCGCCCAAGTCACCGGAAATGAGCGGCAGCAACGGTGGTAAATCCCCATCGCATGCAGCAAGCAAAAAGCAGAGATCACCACcatatgctgctgctggttcCCCATCACTGCCCATCGACTATGGACGACGCACGCCACCAGACAGCTATAAGCTAGCTCAGGCACAGGCGGCGCATGCGCAACAGCTTCAGCATCATTCCTTCTATGCGCCCTACATTCCAcagaccagcagcagcagctccagcgGCACGCGTGCCGATCTGTTGTCGCCGCCACGCTCTACGAGCGCCTCGCCACGTGAACCAGCGGTCGGTAACACGACTACACCACACCGAACCGTGCCCAAAAAGACTGCATCGATACGACGCGAGTTTGCCTCACCCACGGCCAGCAATTGCAGCACGGCAACCAGCAACAGTTGCCCCTCGCCAGGCGAGCGCAGCACATCATCGCCGGAaagacgacagcaacagcagcagcagcaacaacatcttCAATTGCAGCGTGGCTCGCCAAgcgcagctgccgctgctgctgcagccgcgGCTGCAGCTGGTTCGCCTTTGCATTATTATATGTATCCACCAGCGCCGCAACTGAATGGCAGCGGCGGTGCAGCGAGTCCAAATGCCACACCCACAACAAGCAGCGtagctgtggcagctgctgcggcagcggctgcGGCAGCCGCATACATTCCATCGGTAGTCTCGCCGTCGCTCTACCATCCATATATAACGACGCTTGCCGCTATGCGGCATCCACTGTGGATGCATCATTATCAGGCGGGTGGAGCATtgttgccaccgccgccgccgccacatCCGCATGCGCAATCGAGTAGCGCGGCTGGAGCGCGACTATCGCCACAATCGCCGTATCATCATCCATTTGGTGGCTACAATGGTGTAGTTAGTCCGGCCAGTGTGGCGGCAGCGGCTGCTTATGGTCAGGCGGCGGCATCGGCATCGCCGTCGTCTTCGAATCCACATTTAGGACATCCGCATCATAGTACGCCGCCTACACATTTGGCCGAGCATCGAACGCACACGCCAAAACTGACTGATACATCATCATGTACTGACCAAATGTCGTCTGcagcatcgtcgtcgtcgtcgtccagTCATCGCACCACAATCGTCTCCAGTTCACCGGCCAGCTCCAGTGCGTCCGTAACGTCTGCAGGTGCAGCGCTCGGCAGCGGCGGCTCCTCAGTACAATCCGCAATGTTTCAAAATAGTAGTCTAAGGAATGAACTAAGTTCAG ACTTACCACTGAATCTGTCAAAACACTGA
- the LOC132785834 gene encoding mastermind-like protein 2, with protein MNNLEHVKHFYPDNYKLDLSETMKAALSKGPVNGGVGVGVVNAVVGSGNSSSSNLSNSMGAPQHSDMLQQQQPQQSNAGVGYVTEKLYMLLQLYLQNKGWNPSAELLQCFSDLKDNAMLPSAAYLQVLANRLTLDSQGRLILRDNGKIVLPFEHFANAVMLKHMSGPHGLHLSVDATVRAVIESYTIGRDQFGMEKEFIIEVVQSCPSPACRYYKNHMGISPMPFMEQQYPGVNTPDFLQRLSHLPPSAAAGSAAAAAAVGAAAGGNAGGSGVSSSSNSAAAVEIDLSKSSGTKVPPQLQHLSKQQQSSIQSQLSQISAAAAAAHHQQQQQQQQQQQQQQQQQQQQQQQQQQQAQAQAKHQQQLTAALIQQQNRVLAQQSLEKLNNLSALEKQRVFAQLDPKHFDPMAVAAAAANLQIQGMMQSQAVAAAVAANQQQQQQPTPLAANAPSTAVSANAQVHHGHHSLPPPSQSPHSSSSTSSHSSMDQLTHKNITESLRSNLDSIESNKDLLALHNGAWASHDANRLDHMGVGQDKIVRIFSELMRNMSRMKTYIRPSMCKPYGKQSESLQKTLMDTIQIVQTLRNCLPAPHIPVSSWKSESEGTVGVGVVGVGGVGVPPGMALNALGLQSGRVDNLH; from the exons ATGAACAATTTG GAGCACGTTAAACATTTCTATCCCGACAACTACAAATTGGATCTGTCCGAGACAATGAAGGCGGCGCTGTCAAAGGGACCCGTTAACGGGGGCGTtggagtgggcgtggtcaaTGCCGTCgtcggcagcggcaacagcagcagcagcaatctgTCCAATTCGATGGGAGCTCCACAACACAGTGATatgctgcaacaacagcagccacaacaatcCAACGCTGGCGTTGGCTATGTGACCGAGAAGCTCTacatgctgctgcagctgtacTTGCAGAACAAAGGCTGGAATCCCAGCGCTGAGCTGCTGCAATGCTTCAGCGATCTTAAGGATAATGCAATGTTGCCAAGTGCAGCATATTTACA GGTGCTTGCCAATCGCTTGACTTTGGACTCACAGGGTAGATTAATTCTGCGTGACAATGGCAAGATTGTTTTACCCTTTGAGCACTTTGCCAATGCCGTCATGCTGAAGCACATGTCTGGCCCACATGGACTCCACTTAAGCGTGGATGCCACGGTGCGAGCAGTGATCGAATCCTATACTATTGGACGCGATCAATTTGGCATGGAGAAGGAGTTCATCATAGAGGTTGTGCAATCGTGTCCAAGTCCAGCGTGTCGTTATTACAAGAATCACATGGGCATCTCGCCCATGCCCTTTATGGAGCAGCAATATCCTGGCGTCAATACGCCCGACTTCTTGCAACGGCTCTCGCATTTGCCTCCCAGTGCAGCAGCTGGAagtgctgctgcagctgctgctgtgggcGCTGCAGCCGGTGGCAATGCGGGAGGCAGCGGAGTCTCTAGTTCGAGCAATAGCGCAGCCGCTGTTGAAATTGATCTGTCGAAATCGAGTGGCACCAAAGTGCCGCCACAATTGCAGCACTTGAGTAAGCAGCAACAGAGCAGCATTCAATCGCAGCTATCGCAAATaagtgcagctgcagcagcagcacatcatcaacagcagcagcagcaacaacagcagcagcaacaacagcagcagcagcaacaacagcagcaacaacaacagcagcagcaagctcAGGCTCAAGccaaacatcaacaacaactaacgGCCGCAttgatacaacaacaaaatcggGTACTCGCCCAGCAGAGTCTGGAAAAGCTCAATAATCTGAGTGCCCTTGAGAAGCAGCGTGTGTTTGCTCAGCTGGATCCCAAGCATTTTGATCCCATGGCCGTGGCGGCCGCAGCAGCCAACTTGCAGATCCAAGGCATGATGCAGTCACAAGCGGTGGCTGCAGCTGTGGCCgccaatcaacaacaacagcagcaaccaacgCCTTTGGCTGCCAATGCGCCCTCGACAGCGGTTAGTGCCAATGCACAGGTTCATCATGGTCATCACTCGTTGCCGCCGCCCTCACAGTCGCCACACTCTTCATCATCAACGTCCTCGCACTCCTCAATGGATCAACTCACGCACAAAAACATCACAGAGTCGTTACG CTCCAATCTGGATTCGATTGAATCGAATAAGGATCTGTTGGCGCTGCACAATGGCGCCTGGGCCAGTCACGATGCCAATCGTTTGGATCACATGGGCGTCGGTCAGGACAAGATTGTGCGTATCTTTTCGGAGCTAATGCGCAACATGTCGCGCATGAAGACCTACATAAGACCATCGATGTGTAAGCCCTACGGCAAGCAGAGTGAAAGTCTGCAGAAGA CTCTCATGGACACCATACAAATAGTGCAGACACTGCGTAATTGCTTGCCAGCACCGCATATTCCTGTGTCGTCCTGGAAGAGTGAAAGCGAGGGAACTGTTGGTGTCGGTGTCGTCGGTGTGGGTGGCGTTGGCGTTCCACCTGGCATGGCATTAAATGCGCTCGGTTTGCAGTCGGGTCGCGTGGACAATTTGCACTAA
- the LOC132787496 gene encoding meckelin — protein sequence MCFLITNWLLPLVWTIVFSQFGNCSVQDSKQSPTPHTFRFVNPQQCLKNEFYNLNYFDCASCNEAGNEAGGINELQPTADRFSCQCPVGHISIFEKTKRWPNCEEICSNATHQAENCTTPAQLPSWECHYQYLNATTATQQGVGIVLTRTNPGSNSSDCHICDGTYNFRYQDYCIANTLMRAYLHYNAFWQATSSPKPNSNSRLHFGDLKFVAFFCLAMRNETACQQLANLCVLSHYSMDKHSPCSAFLLTQMSDVVMKYAHPGDQSRSLEPFLFYKKGRSTRELLTTTLQPSSQMELQIFSTNYDLSGRLKRWGSFNMQQLNLCPGQVTHKLHLAQRQQQINCQLSLEQLIDAASKEANDNYLSLYLNFSSNWQHLLHQLPVLIETLTPENKRPQSEEWQLVKRFQLISAHPKDNRQHQTLPRYEDAHKLQLYRSLRYVEHVQLEYSIQPGHHIGLPLLRLRYRHIELTGNATLTQVYPFRLVVKFERLHPGVAAQLLLELALPLLLLLASIAALLRLQNLRRRRGAELCQTSNLLELLLQLSANVALALLVTALLLLALQAFNPRQLAALIYPGCLLQLLYLGVHLRRGSQLDLFLIDWERPRSSCEAQRLNLDSSSLCSSVRTYVAESSVSAWRVLFTANAWIRLSAAQRYSSLLQAFVVYAAHQLLQHFSKSPLDAGVSCCLIASIYVATYLLQLLLGRIFQANLLQKFIDLCSLANISLFSLLEPGYGYYIHGRSPHGFADTDMSSMILQLQREAQNMCGRRGLLMDSDKQAYIILPPRNLRNYLERLLLPLQRSRNGSMSQTLMYQKDLQVPSIDGQVERTSIAYASVNRFFCAFVDHAIKDMDYIIKEKTIVEKLFNCEIENYLTDNKGTFYIDDSLSFSRVLLLGNHVHIFVLEILVLLSAYLLTSSLLIAVAMACGLNMLLRHIFRLWVRRNVSRKTLIDERFLL from the exons ATGTGCTTCCTAATAACAAATTGGCTACTGCCTTTGGTTTGGACAATAGTTTTTAGTCAATTTGGAAACTGTAGTGTCCAGGATTCGAAACAATCGCCCACGCCTCATACATTTCGCTTTGTAAACCCTCAACAGTGCCTGAAAAACGAGTTCTATAACTTGAACTACTTTGATTGCGCATCATGCAACGAGGCTGGCAACGAGGCTGGTGGCATCAACGAGTTGCAGCCCACGGCGGACA GATTCTCCTGTCAGTGTCCCGTTGGACACATATCGATTTTCGAGAAGACCAAACGTTGGCCCAACTGTGAAGAGATCTGCTCCAATGCCACACATCAAGCCGAGAACTGCACAACACCAGCTCAATTGCCCAGCTGGGAATGTCATTATCAATATCTGAATGCCACAACAGCTACGCAACAAGGCGTTGGAATTGTGCTGACTAGAACGAATCCTGGCAGCAACAGTAGCGATTGTCATATTTGTGATGGAACTTACAACTTTCGTTATCAGGACTATTGCATAGCCAACACTCTGATGCGTGCCTATTTGCATTACAATGCTTTCTGGCAAGCCACAAGCAGTCCCAAGCCTAACTCCAACTCAAGGCTACACTTTGGTGACCTCAAGTTTGTGGCATTCTTTTGTCTGGCAATGAGAAACGAGACTGCCTGCCAGCAGTTGGCCAATCTTTGCGTGCTCTCGCATTATTCCATGGACAAGCATTCGCCTTGTAGCGCTTTTCTGCTCACCCAGATGTCCGATGTGGTCATGAAGTATGCTCATCCTGGCGATCAATCGCGGTCGCTGGAACCTTTTCTGTTCTACAAGAAGGGCAGATCGACGCGTGAATTGCTGACCACAACTTTACAGCCATCGAGTCAAATGGAACTGCAAATCTTTAGCACAAATTATGATCTAAGTGGACGTCTAAAGCGCTGGGGAAGTTTTAACATGCAACAGCTGAATTTGTGTCCTGGTCAAGTGAcgcataaattgcatttggcgcagcgacagcaacagatCAACTGCCAGTTGAGTCTGGAGCAACTCATCGATGCAGCCAGCAAAGAGGCAAATGATAACTACTTGAGCCTCTATTTGAACTTTagcagcaactggcaacatCTGCTACATCAGCTGCCTGTGCTTATCGAGACGCTGACGCCGGAGAACAAG CGCCCACAGTCAGAGGAATGGCAGCTGGTGAAACGCTTCCAGCTCATCTCCGCACATCCCAAAGACAATCGCCAGCATCAGACTTTGCCACGCTACGAGGATGCGCACAAGTTGCAGCTGTATCGCTCTCTGCGCTACGTGGAGCACGTGCAACTGGAGTACAGTATACAGCCAGGTCATCACATTGGATTGCCGCTATTGCGTCTGCGTTATCGCCACATCGAACTCACAGGGAATGCAACTCTCACTCAAGTGTATCCTTTTCGATTGGTTGTCAAATTCGAGCGACTGCATCCGGGTGTCGCAGCTCAATTACTCCTTGAGCTCGccttgccgttgctgctgctcttggctTCGATTGCGGCGCTGCTGCGATTGCAGAATCTGCGACGTCGCCGTGGAGCGGAACTTTGCCAGACCAGCAATCTGTtggagttgctgctgcagctttcCGCCAAtgtggcattggcattgctgGTGACCgccttgttgctgctggcgctgcAGGCTTTCAATCCCCGCCAGCTGGCGGCGCTCATCTATCCCGGTTgtctgttgcagttgttgtacTTGGGAGTGCATCTGAGACGCGGCAGTCAATTGGATTTGTTTCTTATCGATTGGGAGCGACCGCGTAGCAGTTGTGAGGCACAGCGTCTCAATCTGGACAGCTCTTCGTTGTGCTCCAGCGTGCGCACTTATGTGGCTGAGAGCAGCGTCTCCGCTTGGCGTGTGCTCTTCACCGCCAATGCCTGGATACGTCTGAGTGCTGCACAACGTTACTCCAGCTTGCTCCAGGCTTTTGTTGTATACGCTGCTCATCAGCTGCTTCAGCACTTCTCAAAGTCTCCCCTGGATGCTGGTGTCAGTTGCTGTCTGATTGCCAGCATTTATGTGGCCACCTAtttgcttcagctgctgctgggtCGCATCTTCCAAGCGAATCTGCTGCAAAAGTTCATTGATCTTTGTAGCTTGGCCAACATTTCGTTATTCTCGCTGCTGGAGCCGGGCTATGGTTACTATATCCACGGACGTTCTCCTCACGGCTTTGCGGACACAGACATGTCTTCGATGATACTCCAGCTGCAACGTGAGGCGCAAAATATGTGCGGTCGGCGTGGATTGTTAATGGACTCCGATAAGCAAGCTTACATAATACTTCCTCCTAGGAATCTGCG CAACTACCTGGAACGtctgttgttgccattgcaaCGCAGCAGAAATGGCAGCATGTCGCAAACATTGATGTACCAGAAGGATTTGCAGGTGCCCAGCATCGATGGTCAGGTGGAACGCACCTCCATTGCCTATGCCAGCGTAAATCGTTTCTTTTGCGCATTCGTTGATCAT GCCATCAAGGATATGGATTACATTATAAAAGAGAAAACTATAGTGGAGAAGCTCTTCaattgtgaaattgaaaactatttaaCAGACA ACAAGGGCACCTTCTACATCGATGACTCGCTGAGCTTTAGTCgtgtgctgttgctgggcAATCATGTGCACATCTTTGTGCTGGAAATACTTGTGCTGCTCTCTGCTTATTTGCTGACTTCCAGTTTGctcattgctgttgccatgGCCTGCGGTTTGAATATG TTATTACGCCACATCTTTAGGCTTTGGGTGCGTCGCAATGTGTCGCGCAAGACATTGATTGATGAGCGGTTTCTACTCTAG